Below is a window of Candidatus Cloacimonadaceae bacterium DNA.
TAAGAAAGGTTCTGGCAGAGGGTGCACAACCCAATCATAGCCTTGGTTTGTTTGAAATCGAGATAAATGGTCAAAAGCGGGTGGTGGAATATGAACCCGATTCGGAACTGAGGGATACCGAACAAGTTTCTTTGCTGGAAGAGGGTGGCATAAAAGCCTTTTTCCAAAGGGAAGTTCTACCTTATGCACCCGATGCCTGGATAGATGAAGATAAAACCAAGATCGGCTATGAGATCAGCTTCACCAAACACTTCTATAAGCCCACTCCAATGCGTACTATTCAAGAGATTGTGAAAGATATTGAAGCTCTGGAAAAAGAAGGGGACGGGTTGCTTAAATCAATTCTAAGAGATTTATCAAGTGAGGAGGAATCATGAAATATCTCGTTTTTTGTTGTATTATTTTCACACTAATAATGGGTTGTAAACAGCAAAAAAAACTGCCAAACATCAATCCTGAAGAACAAGCCAGACAGGATAGCCTAGCCAAAGTGGAAGCTGTTAGGGCGGACAGTGTTAGACGTTATCAGGAAGCTGTTTCGGAAAGACTAAAAATTGAAAGAGAAAAAGAAAGAATCAGCGAACTCAAGAACACTATCAAGATAATCAGTGTATTCACTTCAGCCCCAAATTCTGTAGGTGGAGTAGATGTTCATACGATATGGAAAAACACATCTACCAAAGTAATCAAGTATGTTTCTTTTTATTGGACTCCATACAATGCTGTAGGGGATGTAGTTTCATGTTCAATACGAGGTTATCGTGATGCAGGTGAACAGGTTACGGGACCAATAAATCCGGGACAAACTCATGGCTACAATTATAGTTGGGAGTGCCATTGGTACAATAATACTATTAAAAAAGCTACTTTGGATAAGATAGAAATTGACTATATGGATGGAACAACAAAGACGATAGAATCATCTGATATAGAGTATGTCTACAAAAAACAATGGTAATATTATGATTCAGCCGCATTCGGAGTATGCCAAAGCAACTTATTTGGTGTTACACCAGATACCTTCTGAATGGAACATCATACGAGCAAAGAACCTTTTTCGTTGTATAGATATCCGTTCTGAGACTGGTGAAGAAGAACTCCTGACTGTATCATCTAAATTTGGGGTTATTAAAAGAAAATGTGCTAATGTAACGATGTTTAAGGCTGCTTCCTATAAGGGCTACAAACTTTGTTGGGAAGGTGATTTGGTAATAAATAGCCTTTGGGCTTGGATGACAGGACTTGGTTTTTCTAACTATAATGGCATTGTTAGTACTGCTTATGGAGTGTACAGATTGCACGACAGGAAGATCAATCATCCCAAGTACTATAATTTTTTACTAAGATCAATAGCATATCGCTGGGAGTTGATGGTCAGATCAAAAGGTGTTTGGATATCAAGATTGCAATTGACCAATGATTCTTTTCTAAACATCCCCATGTTAAATCCACCATTCTATGAACAAGTACAAATTGCCCGGTACCTCGACTACAAAAACTACCAGATCAACAAATACATCCGTATCAAGAAGAGACAGATAGAGCTTTTGAAAGAACTGAAACAGGTGATCATTAATGATGCTATGACCGGCAAGATCGATGTCCGCACCGGGGAACCCTATATAAAATACAAAGACAGCGGAATTGACTGGCTGGGAATGATACCGGAAGAGTGGATTGCGACCCGATTTAGAAATGTGTGTTATCTTCAGAGAGGCCATGATTTATCCAGCGATAAGTTCATAAAAGGTGAATATCCAGTTATGGGTTCTAATGGAGTAATTGGGTATCATAACCAGTTTACAACGAAAGCACCTAACATAACCGTTGGTAGAAGTGGAAGCACGGGTAAGGTTAACTTTGTTAATGAAGATTTTTGGGCTCATAATACTGCGTTGTTTGTTTTGCATAATCATGGAAATGATTGGAATTGGTTATACTACTTTATCTTAAACTTTGATATGGCCGCAGTAAGTGAAGGTTCTGCTGTCCCCACCCTAAATCGTAACTATATACATAAGATACACGTATCTGTTCCAAAGAGAGAAAACCAAGAGGATATTGCTTCGTACATCGAAAATGTCATTGATATCTCAATGGGAGCTATAAAGATTATTGAAGACGAAATTACATTGATTCGAGAACTCCAAACTCGCTTAATCTCAGATATTGTAACCGGAAAGCTGGATGTTCGTGACATCGAAGTACCTGACATACCTGAAGAAGAGTTGGAACCTGGACTTGAATCAGATGATGAACCCCTTGAGGAGAGTATTAGTGTCGACTGATTACAGTGAATTTGGGCTGGAAAGCCTTATCGTAGAAAGCCTCGTTAAAGACAGCCAGTATATTCAGGGCGACTCTAAAGAATATGACCGTGTGCATGCTCTTGATATAGTCCAGATTATGAGCTTTCTAAATAGCACCCAAGCCCACAAGGTGGAGCTTTTGGGCATAGCAGAAGGGGGTCCCAAACGTCTGCAGTTCCTGCATCGGCTGTTTTTGGAAATTACAAAGAGAGGGATAATTGATGTCCTCCGATCAGGCATCAAACACGGTCCTGCCAGTATTGAGCTTTTCTATGGCACTCCATCGCCAGATAACTTCAAAGCCAATGAACAGTTTGAAGCCAATATCTTCAGTGTTACCCGTCAGCTTCGCTACAGCCAGGATGAGAGGGCTTTGTCGCTTGACCTCTGCATCTTCATCAATGGCTTGCCTGTTGTCACCTTTGAATTGAAAAACAAACTTACCAAGCAGACGGTGCATGACGCTGTGCAGCAGTATAGACGTGACAGGGACGAGAAAGAACCGCTATTTCAGTTTGGCAGATGTATGGTACACTTTGCAGTGGATGATCACGAAGTGCGGATGTGCACGGCTCTCAAAGGTAATAGCTCATGGTTCTTACCTTTTGACAAAGGCTACAAAGACGGAGCAGGCAATCCACCCAATCCGGCTGGCATTGCTACAGATTATCTTTGGAAAGAGGTTCTTAGCAAGAAAGGGCTCACCGATATCATCGAAAACTATGCTCAGGTGATAGTTGAAGAAGATCAGAAGAAGCGCAAACATCGCAAGCAGGTTTTTCCCCGCTATCATC
It encodes the following:
- a CDS encoding restriction endonuclease subunit S; translated protein: MSTKNNGNIMIQPHSEYAKATYLVLHQIPSEWNIIRAKNLFRCIDIRSETGEEELLTVSSKFGVIKRKCANVTMFKAASYKGYKLCWEGDLVINSLWAWMTGLGFSNYNGIVSTAYGVYRLHDRKINHPKYYNFLLRSIAYRWELMVRSKGVWISRLQLTNDSFLNIPMLNPPFYEQVQIARYLDYKNYQINKYIRIKKRQIELLKELKQVIINDAMTGKIDVRTGEPYIKYKDSGIDWLGMIPEEWIATRFRNVCYLQRGHDLSSDKFIKGEYPVMGSNGVIGYHNQFTTKAPNITVGRSGSTGKVNFVNEDFWAHNTALFVLHNHGNDWNWLYYFILNFDMAAVSEGSAVPTLNRNYIHKIHVSVPKRENQEDIASYIENVIDISMGAIKIIEDEITLIRELQTRLISDIVTGKLDVRDIEVPDIPEEELEPGLESDDEPLEESISVD